In the Manis javanica isolate MJ-LG chromosome 12, MJ_LKY, whole genome shotgun sequence genome, one interval contains:
- the LOC140845144 gene encoding small integral membrane protein 18-like, producing the protein MESQRMASLNSSLWNETTTSVYQYLGFQVQKIYPFHDNWNTACFVILLLFIFTVISLVVLAFLYEVLDCCCCVKNKTVKDLQSEPNPLRSMMDNIRKHEIEVV; encoded by the coding sequence ATGGAATCTCAAAGAATGGCCTCCCTGAACTCTAGCCTCTGGAATGAAACTACCACATCTGTTTATCAGTATCTTGGTTTTCAAGTCCAAAAAATTTACCCTTTCCATGATAACTGGAACACTGCCTGCTTTGtcattctgcttttatttatatttacagtgaTCTCTTTAGTAGTGCTGGCTTTCCTTTATGAAGTGCTTGACTGCTGCTGctgtgtaaaaaataaaactgtgaaaGACCTGCAAAGCGAGCCTAACCCTCTTAGAAGTATGATGGACAACATTAGGAAACATGAAATTGAAGTGGTCTAG